GGTCGCGGGAACCGCTGCGCTCTTCGCCGCCAAGGCCGCTCCGAAACCCGCGCCGCACGCCGCCTCGGCGGCGGTCCAGCGCGGGAAGTATCTCGTCTCCGTTCTGGCGTGCAACGACTGCCACACGCCGAAGAAGATGGGGCCGAACGGTCCGGAAATCGACATGACGAAAATGCTCATCGGTTACGTCGGAGGAGAGCTCTCGCCGGCGCCCGCATCGGGCCCGTGGATCGCGCACACGACCGACCAATTCACCGCGTGGTCGGGCCCGTGGGGGATCAGCTACGCGAAGAACCTGACGCCCGACGAGAACACGGGCATCGGGAGCTGGTCGGAGGAAACCTTCGTCAAGGCGATCCGGACCGGAAAGCACATGGGGGTGTCGCGGCCGATCCTCCCGCCGATGCCCTGGAACGTGTACGTCAACCTCACCGACGCGGACCTGAAGGCGGTCTACGCGTACCTCCGAACGCTGCCCCCGGTTCACAACCCGCAGCCGGATCCGACGCCCCCGCCCGCCGCGCCGGCCGGAAAGTAGCCGTCGCTTCGCTCTCGACGTCCCTGATCGACGCGGCCGCGGAGGTTCTCCGCGGCCGCATCGTCCGCACCGGCCTCGAAGAGTCGCCCGAGCTCTCCGCCGCCGCGGGCGTTCCCGTCCGGCTGAAGCTCGAGTTCCTGCAGAAGACGGGTTCGTTCAAGATCCGCGGCGCGATCTTCCAGATCTCGCGCCTGTCGGAAACGGACCGGAGGCGGGGCGTCGTGACGTGCTCCGCGGGAAACCACGGAAAAGCGGTCGCCGCGGCGGCGCGCCAGGCGGCGGTGCCCGTGACCGTCTGCGTTCCGCGCTCGGTCGACCGCGCGAAGCTCCGCGGGATTCGCGACGCGGGCGCCGAGGTCCGGATCTCGGAGTTTCCCGGCTACGACGAGACGGAGGACTGGGCCCTCGGAATCGCGGCCGCGGAAGGGAAGAAATTCCTCTCGGCGTTCGACGACGTCGACGTCATGGCCGCCAACGGAGGAACGATCGCCGCGGAGATCGTAGCCGACGCTCCCGACAGCGGCGTCTTCGTCCTGCCGGTCGGAGGCGGAGGTCTCGCCGGCGGCGTTTCCTTCCTCGCGCGCGAGCGGGATCCCCGCGCGGTGATCGTCGCCTGCCAGCACGCCGGGTCCCCGGGGCTCGCGCTCTCGCTCGACCGCGGCGAAGCGGTCACCCGCCTGCCCGCGATCGAAACCTCGGCGGGGGGAATCGAAGGCGGGATCGGACGCATCCCGTTCGGGGTCCTCCGCTCGCGGGTCGATCGCGTCGCGCTCCTTTCCGAGGGAGAGATCGAAGACGCGGTCCGCTGGCTCATCGACCGGCACGGATACCTCGTCGAGCCGTCGGCCGCCGTCGGCGTCGCGGCGATCCTCACCGGGAAGGCGGGGCGCTTTTCTTCCCCGGCGGCCGTCGTTCTCACCGGCCGGAACGTCTCGATCGAAACGGTCGCGAGGATCGTCGCCGCCGCTCGCGCGTGAGACAATGACCTCCGTGGCCGACGAGACCATCCGGACCGCGCTCGCCCCGCTCGAAGAGATCGCGGCCCGCCACGGGATCGACCCGGACGCGCTGCGCGCGGCGGTCGAGAACGGAGAGATCCGCCCCCATCGCCAGCCCGGAGATCCCCGTACGATCCTCGCCGAACGCGACGTCCTCGTCTGGATCGCCGCACGAAAGAACCTCGGCCTCTAGGACGAAACCGCGGCGGTTCCGATGCACCGGGGGCTCCGGGGAGGGCTTCGTTTGACTTCCGCCGAGCGCGTCGCCGACAATTCCCCTGCCACGGAACCCGCGACCATCCGGAGAAGGCGAG
This genomic stretch from Thermoanaerobaculia bacterium harbors:
- a CDS encoding c-type cytochrome, with amino-acid sequence MKIGKPLFLAAAVVAGTAALFAAKAAPKPAPHAASAAVQRGKYLVSVLACNDCHTPKKMGPNGPEIDMTKMLIGYVGGELSPAPASGPWIAHTTDQFTAWSGPWGISYAKNLTPDENTGIGSWSEETFVKAIRTGKHMGVSRPILPPMPWNVYVNLTDADLKAVYAYLRTLPPVHNPQPDPTPPPAAPAGK
- a CDS encoding pyridoxal-phosphate dependent enzyme — its product is MVRTGLEESPELSAAAGVPVRLKLEFLQKTGSFKIRGAIFQISRLSETDRRRGVVTCSAGNHGKAVAAAARQAAVPVTVCVPRSVDRAKLRGIRDAGAEVRISEFPGYDETEDWALGIAAAEGKKFLSAFDDVDVMAANGGTIAAEIVADAPDSGVFVLPVGGGGLAGGVSFLARERDPRAVIVACQHAGSPGLALSLDRGEAVTRLPAIETSAGGIEGGIGRIPFGVLRSRVDRVALLSEGEIEDAVRWLIDRHGYLVEPSAAVGVAAILTGKAGRFSSPAAVVLTGRNVSIETVARIVAAARA